The Halichondria panicea chromosome 10, odHalPani1.1, whole genome shotgun sequence region AATATCTTCCTTGATGTTGATGTCACCACAAGCAGTGTGCAGATCATTACCCTCTCCTCTTCCAGATACCGACACTATTATGGGGTGGTGTTTCAGCTTAACAAGATCTACAGCTTGCATGTATGCCTTTAGTGTTAGTTTATCTCGAGGCTCGTATACAGCAAATCTCAATGTATCCATGAGCATGTATGTAAAGATCAACGAATGATTTGTTGCAACAATAGCAAGTCCACGATGATTAGGTTCGAGGTCAATTGTTCGCTTCATTTCATCCGCTAtcctttgatgtggtttaAGAGAGGTCACAGCTTCAGCTCCAATCATAGCACCACCAGATCCCTCTATACCTGATTGACTAACCTGTAGAGAAAAATTCATTGGATAAGGAGCAGAATTAAACACTTACCTTTACCATCGGGTAGAGACATTTTCCTTCGAGTGATAGTTTGAGAATATTGTTGCTTAAAAAGAAAGAAGCTGTTTTCTTCTGCACTTGATCACTGATCATTGCTACTACAGCAGCAGGCACTAGCCATGTAACCAGTAGTGAGCTCTCCTGGAGGTCAAACAAAGAAAGGGCTAGCGGGGAGAGCAAGCACCTTTTGGCAAGGCCTTTCCTGTACGTGTCTACGTCTTCAAGAGTTGCAGTCTGAACATCACAAGCAAATTTCGCTTTGATACGAGAGTAACCAACAGGAGTATCTGAATTTCTAGGAAGATGGCCAAGTGCTTCGCTAACGGGGGTGTTCATTCTGAAGTGTCTCATGTCTTCTGCATAGCTGCTCATGTCTCGTTTCAGACTATCACTACCAAATTGCTCTATGATATGCTCAAGAAGGCTGAAATCAATAAAACTCAGGTAGAAATTGAGATGCACAAAGATGCTTTCGATTGACTCTGCTTTTTCAAACAAGGGATATTTTGATATGATGAAATCTTCGTTTTCACTTGTGATAGGGCATGGTAAATTCATGAGTGTTTGGCGAAAATCAGTCACAGGTATTCGTTTCTCAGTTATCTCTTTGAGAGCTATCTTTCGTAGATCCCTAAACCTCGTATCAAACTCTTTAATGCGGTCAGCAGTTGTAGTGCCTATGATTATGTTATGATTACCCTATCAAAGCTACGTTAAAGCTGTACCTGTCGCCAAGGAATTTGGTATGTCATGAATTGGTGGCAGTGATATTCTACCTATGGTACAATAACAATTAATTGATAACGAATCCATAATTGTACTGAGCTACTAACCTGGTGCAGGTGACAAGGACACAGCGTCTTCTTTATTCAGCTCACTGGCTTGTGTCTGGATGACTGGAGCACAAGAAATGATGAAAACACAGATTGTAGTTATTTATAAAGTAACTCACAAGTCCTACACACTTGGTCAGCCAAAGCTCCTTCACGAAGACTAATCAAAATCTCCAACAACGACCGATAAGTGAAGTCACGGATGACATTTCCCCATTTCCTTAAAGCTTCACACATGGCCTGTTGATTTCCATTACGCTTAGAGGCAATGGTCTCCAGATCTGCTATATCGGCATTATTGAGATCAAACCCTGGCTTTCTAACAAACTTATTGTAGCTGCCAAGTAAACCAGCCAGGCTCCACAATTGTTCCTGCTCAATTCTTTGGTCTAGCTGGGTGTCTGTTACCCCAGTCTTCTGCTTCAGAGTATCAATATCAATACTGAGCTGGCTATATCTTGTAGCCATCTTGTAGCctcgaggccagactcctcccCGGGTCAGATCACGTGCTATTCTGTCTCCGCTTCTCTACTCAGTTTTTGTTGATGATCTGCTTGCCCAGCTACAGCGGCCTAGGTGCAATGGTTGGCTCAGTCCACTGTCCCTCCCCAATGTATGCAGACGATCTTGCTCTCATTGCGGACTCACCTGAAGGGTTACAGAAGCTTCTTGATATCGTCTCTCATTataccagagatacaaaagaaaggggattggaaacgaaatttttacgaaatttttgcgtgaagcattccgtgttatagggcgtggctaaaactacaaaggattatatttatagtcagcatgctcattaccagtcttgactgctctacaatgtgctgtacatagaaacagtgaaattgatcatttttaatgttgatttttctaaaaagtaaagagaatttagctctaaaaagtcgactaagccatgcagccactattactagacaaataaatgctatgcaagaagaaatagcctttactatgaagtcgtaggagggacaggcccgtggcgtgtctaaaagtatactaaagcagtttgaaggactatactgcaaacgtttatgaacagtacagcttatttatagcatgaagccattctatgtagcacttagatacataataaccaagtcaagcaatgtcctttgctgttttgacttcacaggagggacagagaaaagttgacatagagtaattcaagctaaactcaaaaaaattggaaacagagtaaagacaacggacttagagcttgtcagtggtataagcttacttctctcaagtatctcccaggccctgagtgatctctagtggataggagagctagaaaccagggatacaaaacttttccatgtaattatttgcgagcgcaataattacacggagtgcttcaccggatgtcagtccttttacatagggcgtgggcggtcgtttccaatcccctttcttttgtatctctgattataccatagataaagaagagagggattggcaacggaagtaaATTTCATGTAAATTTGCTGAACGATGTGTGTTGCCCCCCGAACTACGCCGCGGTTGCCCTTCCCCACGCCCACCAATgaattactaggcaaccaatgtgcatgcacaatggCTGAAGCAGGTTCAAGCTGTTGCTGAAGTTGACTTTCAGATGCTGTCAGAAAAGAAATATCCAAGAAAGAACTACAAGTAGATACTACTCGTGCAAAGAAGGCTAGAGAAATTGGACAGCATTTGTTGTTGTTTGGTAAAGATGATGATCTTTTTGTTACATTTTGTCAAACTTTAGTAACTGCCCTGAAGTCCTGTTTCACAGCTTAAGGTCAAAAAAACTGCTGAGTTAAAGCTGTGGATGGCATATCATACAGTAGCTACAAGCCAAATAAGCACTCTTTGGACTCAACTGTGTTTAAACATTGAGACTTTGGGAAAGGATCCTTTACTAATTCAGAGTGTTGCTAGATCCCTTTTTGAGATGTTACTGAAGAAACAGTTTGGCTGTGATACTGGTCCTGTGACTCGTGCAGCTACTGTTGATGTCGAATTTAATAAAGATGAGTTAAATGCACTGCGTTATGCATGTGGATACGTGGCGCTTAAGCTTCTACGCAAgtacgagagagagagagagagaggaggcGAAAAATTTGATCAATTTGAGATGTGTCTTGGAGAAATGGCTGTCATGGGAGAACCAACAGATTTTACTCAATACACTACAGAGTGGATGGGGTTTATTCCCATTGAATGACGAATCTTTTCGATTTTTTTGTACTGTGGAAGGTGTTGTTCGCACTACATTACCAAGAGTTGTTGTCTCTGAGGATTCTAACTGTAACAGAAAGACAATTGTTGATGCCGTCGGACAAAATGAAAATGTACTATTCTACTGGAGTTTAGTTTCTCAAGATATTGATGAAGAAGAGTGGTCTTCTGAATTGTTGTCGGAGACAATTAATTTGTGGGTAACAATTCGGGGCTTCTCATTGGCATCACATTGGTTGGAGGCATACAAACGTGCACAAAAAAATTAGTGAAGAAGAGCACTGGTATCAGGAAGACACTGAGCTAATTCGTATTTtgcattctatataattatgtattttgtaataataattagaagTCAAGGAAATATTATAGGCGTCAACcattgcatgtacaattaattataaaaataaatgtactgcatgtatctATAGAGTTGGCTATTTAGCATTGGTCTTTCTTGAACACTTTCTTTTTGGTAATGGGGAATTCATATCGTCATTAACTGTGATGTCTTCGTCTCTAAACAATTGCCTCTTTCTGCTAGAGTTCCCTCTCACTGGGTTTAAGGCCAAACTCTTTTGAACCCTCAATGCATTGGCATTTCAGAGGCACTGTTAATTGTGGGATTTTCATTTCTATGTCCTCTTGCCCTTTGTTGGCCAAAATAATTCTCCAATGGGTCTTGGGTTAACCGCTCACTTAGTAAGAATAAACTTTCTTTCTCGTGCTTGGTCAGCAAATATTGACTGAGCTCAACAAATGAGTTAACTACAATGAGAAAGTGGAGACGTAAACCCAATAgacagtatacatgcacaccagAAATTTACCAGTAAGTTTGAGGCCTTCAAAGGTTTGAGTATACTTATGGTGAAATGATGGTATTTCCAATCTGAGCCGGCAGATCTAACCTTTGCCTCATTTTCCCAGTCAGTTAAATATTGCAAAAAATCATCTCGTAACCACTGTTGAAGCAAAAAATACACTTTCACAACGTACCACAACCAACTCTAGCTACGGCATaaaaacagtacacacaccaaaTCTAGCTACCTTCTTTGTCCAATAACGGTATACTTTATAGAGCAAATTCTCGGCTTTCTGCCCATGGGCCACTATTTCTCCTGTGGAAGGATTTAATAATTGTTGACAGGTCATTTCTATGCATTGGTCATTCAATAATAGGTGTCAGTGATCTAGACATCCACATACAAATCACTAG contains the following coding sequences:
- the LOC135342446 gene encoding uncharacterized protein LOC135342446 isoform X2 → MATRYSQLSIDIDTLKQKTGVTDTQLDQRIEQEQLWSLAGLLGSYNKFVRKPGFDLNNADIADLETIASKRNGNQQAMCEALRKWGNVIRDFTYRSLLEILISLREGALADQVCRTFIQTQASELNKEDAVSLSPAPGRISLPPIHDIPNSLATGTTTADRIKEFDTRFRDLRKIALKEITEKRIPVTDFRQTLMNLPCPITSENEDFIISKYPLFEKAESIESIFVHLNFYLSFIDFSLLEHIIEQFGSDSLKRDMSSYAEDMRHFRMNTPVSEALGHLPRNSDTPVGYSRIKAKFACDVQTATLEDVDTYRKGLAKRCLLSPLALSLFDLQESSLLVTWLVPAAVVAMISDQVQKKTASFFLSNNILKLSLEGKCLYPMVSQSGIEGSGGAMIGAEAVTSLKPHQRIADEMKRTIDLEPNHRGLAIVATNHSLIFTYMLMDTLRFAVYEPRDKLTLKAYMQAVDLVKLKHHPIIVSVSGRGEGNDLHTACGDINIKEDIMAPLFPPIATHLANNPKIFLFVSFSSKHHVFQFIEAIWENYIIGFISYLSDEIMRRVTGIWDELASSSMSVQNIFTSIHDQLPPTATMTVIDRLKEPIYLQSSYTSCHTTLAPSSAESDYVSHLDELLIDELLIDEQSFGYEISPMSLSSTRRVE
- the LOC135342446 gene encoding uncharacterized protein LOC135342446 isoform X1, producing the protein MATRYSQLSIDIDTLKQKTGVTDTQLDQRIEQEQLWSLAGLLGSYNKFVRKPGFDLNNADIADLETIASKRNGNQQAMCEALRKWGNVIRDFTYRSLLEILISLREGALADQVCRTFIQTQASELNKEDAVSLSPAPGRISLPPIHDIPNSLATGTTTADRIKEFDTRFRDLRKIALKEITEKRIPVTDFRQTLMNLPCPITSENEDFIISKYPLFEKAESIESIFVHLNFYLSFIDFSLLEHIIEQFGSDSLKRDMSSYAEDMRHFRMNTPVSEALGHLPRNSDTPVGYSRIKAKFACDVQTATLEDVDTYRKGLAKRCLLSPLALSLFDLQESSLLVTWLVPAAVVAMISDQVQKKTASFFLSNNILKLSLEGKCLYPMVKVSQSGIEGSGGAMIGAEAVTSLKPHQRIADEMKRTIDLEPNHRGLAIVATNHSLIFTYMLMDTLRFAVYEPRDKLTLKAYMQAVDLVKLKHHPIIVSVSGRGEGNDLHTACGDINIKEDIMAPLFPPIATHLANNPKIFLFVSFSSKHHVFQFIEAIWENYIIGFISYLSDEIMRRVTGIWDELASSSMSVQNIFTSIHDQLPPTATMTVIDRLKEPIYLQSSYTSCHTTLAPSSAESDYVSHLDELLIDELLIDEQSFGYEISPMSLSSTRRVE